Proteins encoded together in one Prionailurus viverrinus isolate Anna chromosome B1, UM_Priviv_1.0, whole genome shotgun sequence window:
- the LOC125164129 gene encoding ATP synthase membrane subunit K, mitochondrial-like isoform X1: protein MCKRERQTHRLKDTTSRIGVFCKMEIMAGPETDAQFQFTGMKKHFSSYTITGRMNCVLATYGGIALMVLYFKLRSKKTPAVKAT from the exons ATGTG taaaagagagagacagacacatagGCTGAAGGACACAACCAGCAGGATTGGTGTCTTTTGCAAGATGGAAATCATGGCAGGTCCAGAAACTGATGCCCAATTCCAATTCACTGGTATGAAAAAACACTTCAGCTCTTACACTATCACAGGTAGAATGAATTGTGTACTGGCCACATATGGAGGCATCGCTTTGATGGTCTTGTACTTCAAGTTAAGGTCTAAAAAAACACCAGCTGTGAAAGCAACATAA
- the LOC125164129 gene encoding ATP synthase membrane subunit K, mitochondrial-like isoform X2, translating into MEIMAGPETDAQFQFTGMKKHFSSYTITGRMNCVLATYGGIALMVLYFKLRSKKTPAVKAT; encoded by the coding sequence ATGGAAATCATGGCAGGTCCAGAAACTGATGCCCAATTCCAATTCACTGGTATGAAAAAACACTTCAGCTCTTACACTATCACAGGTAGAATGAATTGTGTACTGGCCACATATGGAGGCATCGCTTTGATGGTCTTGTACTTCAAGTTAAGGTCTAAAAAAACACCAGCTGTGAAAGCAACATAA